A window from Alkalicoccobacillus plakortidis encodes these proteins:
- a CDS encoding phage tail protein has translation MKNRFTSMQTTISTISTSIRNTFSQIWNFIWNGIIMPVIRAIIDFVRGRFTSMRDTIRSIFTGIRDTARNLWNAIKDRIVKPVIDTVSSIRSRFTDMKNRITGIFTDLKSNVGKYVSEMVETVKGMPKKMGDGLKRTAGNIGAWIDCSSKFHD, from the coding sequence GTGAAGAATCGATTTACTTCCATGCAAACAACAATTTCAACAATCTCAACTTCAATTCGTAATACGTTTTCTCAAATATGGAATTTCATCTGGAACGGAATCATCATGCCAGTGATCCGAGCAATCATTGATTTTGTGCGGGGTCGCTTTACTTCAATGCGAGATACAATTCGTTCAATTTTTACCGGAATCCGTGACACAGCTCGTAATTTATGGAATGCCATCAAGGATCGAATTGTAAAACCCGTTATTGATACGGTTTCTAGTATCCGTTCTCGATTCACTGATATGAAAAACCGAATCACTGGAATTTTCACAGATTTGAAATCGAATGTCGGAAAATACGTCTCTGAAATGGTTGAAACCGTAAAGGGCATGCCAAAGAAAATGGGCGATGGCCTTAAGAGAACAGCAGGTAATATTGGAGCTTGGATTGATTGCAGTAGCAAATTCCATGACTGA
- a CDS encoding phage baseplate protein, whose translation MPIKNVIQKLANSVRGEEKARYVRDSIADGMEETAKLADETEKLSKDTQFQQEVLDKKYKEQIANATDITEIKDYHVSRTTGKSFGTMGERADDNENELIVTNQTLGVLDDIEHEFDLFKYEPYFFAELVPMSASVMQWFGIDERTENLFATQVHSTTSGNNEHYVLSQMTPNGELIDYMIIKDGGHGTTVGLEWEDDVLYVWSNLNIVDGNNRVISNELVRFPYKPNTGIGSISGIERFKKFNSVYTTPTIDPAYGFITLRYSRNGRQVVELRKLSDIKEGVDNLLGEVIVSSDIDFMQGVTSDGYDMYWYSGSANGTPHQPYLAQYDFKTGQEVARKLHTFGAENNGKFIDDFREPEGVFFYTDPVTKQRALLAGITVGGMGRRRHKVYSYGQRGSINKLMQYILSNPQLYAMTKSDGSRKNIPANAKSLAEITKPGHYYLSIDDSLRLTDHPDPGNAGWFLDVLPGDRVGTVPQYLTRSTLTRKVRVFSRILNKSTASSKWEIHFKGGECEYLYPSVTRLSDIKIPDNYYMTTDDTFRLRDHPSPGDAWLVYGCPAIR comes from the coding sequence ATGCCTATAAAAAACGTAATTCAAAAATTGGCTAATTCGGTGCGTGGTGAAGAAAAAGCTCGATATGTTAGAGATTCTATTGCTGATGGTATGGAAGAAACGGCAAAGTTAGCTGATGAAACCGAAAAGCTGAGTAAAGACACGCAATTTCAGCAAGAGGTCCTTGATAAAAAGTATAAAGAGCAGATCGCTAACGCTACCGATATCACAGAGATTAAAGATTATCATGTTTCTCGCACAACTGGTAAGAGTTTCGGAACCATGGGAGAACGCGCGGATGATAATGAAAATGAGCTCATTGTAACTAATCAAACATTGGGTGTGCTCGATGACATTGAACATGAATTTGACTTGTTTAAATACGAGCCTTACTTCTTCGCTGAATTGGTTCCTATGTCAGCATCTGTTATGCAGTGGTTTGGAATTGACGAGAGAACAGAGAATCTATTTGCGACTCAGGTGCATTCCACTACAAGCGGCAACAATGAGCATTATGTGTTGAGCCAGATGACTCCTAACGGTGAGCTTATCGATTATATGATCATAAAAGATGGTGGTCATGGCACTACAGTGGGTCTTGAGTGGGAAGATGATGTACTGTATGTCTGGTCTAACCTCAATATTGTAGATGGTAACAACCGTGTAATCAGCAATGAGTTAGTCCGTTTTCCTTATAAACCGAATACAGGTATTGGATCTATATCAGGTATTGAACGGTTCAAGAAGTTTAACTCTGTTTATACTACACCAACAATAGATCCTGCTTATGGGTTTATTACCTTACGTTATTCAAGGAATGGCAGACAAGTAGTGGAATTACGTAAGTTATCGGACATCAAAGAGGGCGTTGACAACTTGTTGGGAGAAGTAATCGTTTCTTCTGATATTGATTTTATGCAAGGTGTCACTTCGGATGGATATGACATGTACTGGTACAGTGGATCAGCCAACGGAACGCCGCATCAACCATATTTAGCTCAGTATGATTTTAAAACAGGACAGGAAGTCGCTCGCAAACTTCATACATTTGGAGCAGAAAACAATGGAAAATTTATAGACGACTTCCGAGAACCTGAGGGAGTCTTTTTTTATACTGATCCAGTAACGAAACAAAGAGCATTACTAGCTGGTATTACAGTAGGCGGTATGGGAAGACGTCGCCACAAAGTGTATTCGTATGGACAGAGAGGGTCAATAAATAAGTTAATGCAGTATATATTGAGTAACCCTCAGCTATACGCAATGACTAAATCAGATGGTTCGCGCAAAAACATACCTGCAAACGCTAAAAGTTTAGCTGAAATAACGAAGCCTGGTCATTATTATCTTTCTATCGATGATTCCTTACGTTTAACGGACCATCCAGATCCGGGTAACGCAGGGTGGTTTTTAGACGTTTTGCCAGGTGACAGAGTGGGGACTGTTCCGCAATATTTAACAAGGAGCACACTCACTAGAAAAGTAAGAGTATTCTCACGGATTTTAAATAAATCAACTGCATCAAGTAAATGGGAGATTCATTTCAAAGGTGGAGAGTGTGAATACCTTTACCCGTCCGTCACACGTTTAAGTGATATCAAAATTCCTGACAACTATTATATGACGACGGATGATACTTTCCGTTTAAGAGATCATCCTAGTCCGGGTGACGCTTGGTTGGTATATGGATGTCCTGCCATCAGATAA
- a CDS encoding YolD-like family protein, which produces MPSFEEMEDHKTNLRRGNLLWEGSRMMLPEHKAAIREHNEKEKRIEKHELDPDELQEIGYVVMDALKHTHNVVINYWDHWAYHDVVGMIANVSKDQKQIKLETDDGEFFYIEVDCLRSVVIL; this is translated from the coding sequence ATGCCATCATTTGAGGAAATGGAAGATCATAAAACGAATCTGCGTCGTGGTAATTTATTGTGGGAGGGTAGCCGAATGATGTTACCCGAACATAAAGCAGCTATAAGAGAACATAACGAAAAAGAAAAACGCATCGAAAAGCATGAGCTTGATCCGGATGAGCTTCAAGAGATCGGTTATGTGGTGATGGATGCACTTAAGCATACGCATAATGTAGTCATTAACTATTGGGATCATTGGGCTTACCATGATGTTGTGGGGATGATTGCAAATGTTAGTAAAGATCAAAAGCAGATTAAGCTTGAGACTGATGATGGTGAGTTTTTTTACATTGAAGTTGACTGTCTTCGGAGTGTTGTAATTTTATGA
- a CDS encoding peptidoglycan DD-metalloendopeptidase family protein, which produces MFRSPDGLGGYGNLIKVVTGPFERRYGHNQKNLVRAGQMVAPGQTIGLTGSTGDSTGPHVHYEVRRNGTPISPRGLKTGGRVDRRGMYELADGGWPEYVIPTDPSRRSAAQKLLALAGRDIQGTKRPNQLSNPSQPSGGQPEEMTLMQELLAATQEQNQILRDSNNKMLAIMQKIADKSTDVFLGREKVGSQMDSEQSKRMALQERGLAY; this is translated from the coding sequence GTGTTTCGTTCTCCGGATGGGCTTGGAGGATACGGAAACTTAATCAAGGTTGTTACTGGTCCATTTGAAAGAAGGTATGGCCATAATCAAAAGAACCTTGTTAGAGCTGGTCAAATGGTTGCTCCTGGTCAAACTATTGGTCTTACTGGATCAACTGGTGATAGTACAGGTCCGCACGTACATTATGAAGTTAGACGCAATGGCACTCCTATTAGTCCAAGAGGACTTAAAACAGGAGGTAGAGTTGATAGACGAGGTATGTATGAGCTTGCTGATGGAGGATGGCCAGAGTATGTTATCCCAACTGATCCGAGCCGTAGATCAGCAGCGCAAAAGCTTCTTGCTTTAGCCGGACGAGATATCCAAGGAACGAAGCGTCCTAATCAATTGTCTAATCCTTCTCAGCCATCTGGAGGACAGCCAGAGGAAATGACGCTCATGCAGGAGTTACTTGCTGCTACGCAAGAACAGAATCAAATCTTAAGGGATAGCAACAACAAAATGCTTGCTATCATGCAAAAGATTGCAGATAAATCTACTGATGTATTCTTAGGTCGTGAAAAAGTCGGTTCTCAGATGGATAGCGAACAATCTAAACGGATGGCACTACAAGAGAGGGGGCTTGCCTACTAA
- a CDS encoding phage tail protein — protein MRLGPVLTVLGTFIIIIGKVMSAMAPVMHAIAAKGGLLNVLRLGFMALTGPIGITIAVITALTTGFIIAYKKSETFRNIIHAVRDAFVNAYQKVKEFLTTNPQFLAFIDSVKKGFADAKRIIMDAIGVAMDFVRQKIAEIKKFWDSEGQAILKAFQNIFSGIWKVTKPIIDGLVAAFKWAFPYMQQIFSVAFKIVLEVAKMIWGNIKGVIDGGLKFIMGLAKTFSSLFTGDFRKMWEGIKQMFSGAIQFVWNFIQLMFFGRILKAWTHFYKKFRRVHFNNVVRNSNDL, from the coding sequence TTGCGGCTTGGTCCTGTTTTAACTGTGCTAGGTACATTTATCATCATCATTGGTAAAGTGATGTCGGCAATGGCTCCAGTCATGCATGCAATAGCTGCTAAAGGTGGTTTGCTCAATGTATTAAGGCTAGGGTTTATGGCATTAACGGGACCAATTGGAATAACGATTGCTGTCATTACAGCTCTTACAACTGGATTCATCATCGCTTATAAAAAATCAGAGACATTCAGAAATATCATACATGCAGTACGTGATGCTTTTGTGAATGCTTATCAAAAAGTAAAAGAGTTTCTTACGACCAATCCTCAGTTCCTTGCATTTATAGATTCAGTCAAAAAAGGATTTGCCGATGCAAAAAGAATAATCATGGATGCCATTGGAGTAGCGATGGATTTTGTACGTCAAAAAATAGCTGAAATCAAAAAGTTTTGGGACTCTGAAGGTCAAGCCATCCTCAAGGCATTCCAGAATATTTTCTCTGGAATCTGGAAAGTAACGAAGCCGATCATTGATGGACTGGTCGCTGCCTTTAAGTGGGCATTTCCGTATATGCAACAGATTTTTTCCGTTGCCTTTAAAATCGTGCTCGAAGTAGCGAAAATGATCTGGGGGAATATAAAGGGCGTCATCGATGGCGGGCTAAAATTCATTATGGGATTAGCGAAGACTTTTTCTAGTCTTTTTACTGGCGACTTCCGCAAAATGTGGGAAGGCATAAAGCAGATGTTTTCAGGGGCGATCCAGTTTGTCTGGAATTTCATTCAGCTGATGTTCTTCGGACGAATCCTTAAAGCTTGGACTCACTTTTATAAGAAGTTTCGCAGGGTACATTTCAACAATGTGGTCCGGAATTCGAACGACCTTTAA
- a CDS encoding M23 family metallopeptidase, which produces MELGLIAVANSMTDKLGKGVNGVIGGVNWVLDKVGVSTKISEWSVPQYAHGTDGHKGGLAIVGDGRGRNSGRELIETPDGDRFLSPAKDTLISLPKGSHVWSALETKEMMDIPKYAWGTLKNAGKNLWGKTKKVASTIKDSALDVWDYISNPGKLFNKALDLMGVAAPEMGGSLKDIGTGAFTKVKDSFKKFVTDKINGFFEGGAGGSGGKGWKGFRLSSPFNPRRKHPITGQIRPHNGDDWAAPMGKPFSSQAPGRVSFSGWAWRIRKLNQGCYWSI; this is translated from the coding sequence TTGGAGCTTGGATTGATTGCAGTAGCAAATTCCATGACTGACAAACTAGGTAAAGGGGTAAATGGCGTAATCGGCGGGGTGAACTGGGTTCTTGATAAAGTCGGTGTCAGTACGAAGATCAGTGAATGGTCAGTACCACAATACGCACACGGCACAGATGGACACAAAGGCGGTCTTGCCATAGTAGGGGATGGACGAGGAAGAAACTCAGGCAGAGAGCTTATAGAGACGCCTGATGGCGATCGCTTCCTTTCTCCTGCCAAAGACACGCTGATTAGTCTACCTAAAGGCTCTCATGTTTGGTCAGCGTTAGAAACAAAAGAAATGATGGATATACCAAAATACGCATGGGGTACATTGAAAAATGCAGGTAAGAATCTATGGGGCAAGACAAAAAAAGTAGCATCTACAATCAAGGATTCTGCTCTTGATGTATGGGACTACATCTCTAATCCAGGCAAGCTCTTTAATAAAGCGTTAGATCTCATGGGTGTGGCTGCACCTGAAATGGGTGGATCGCTTAAGGATATTGGAACTGGCGCTTTTACTAAGGTGAAAGACTCATTTAAAAAATTTGTCACCGATAAGATTAATGGTTTCTTTGAAGGTGGAGCAGGAGGATCTGGTGGCAAGGGTTGGAAAGGGTTTAGGCTTTCTTCACCATTCAACCCAAGACGTAAACATCCGATCACAGGACAAATCAGACCGCATAACGGTGACGATTGGGCAGCTCCTATGGGGAAACCATTTTCTTCTCAGGCTCCTGGCCGTGTTTCGTTCTCCGGATGGGCTTGGAGGATACGGAAACTTAATCAAGGTTGTTACTGGTCCATTTGA
- a CDS encoding phage tail protein, whose amino-acid sequence MSWDGIEFNGLHSYRDLGLTIESRNLGKPSKIKKMERIPYSNIEYDFSSLYGEQEWTERELTYTFNIAGKKARHYFQELETQLLNWLQAPFRKLPLKDDTLSDFYFLAESVSSAETDFQFVMGKVTVTFTAYSHKIARFPEGHGLWDEINFLWDYFQDTMFKVNGSLDVILQNPGSRKAKPEIKTSASIKIIKDGVTYDIPAGTKSSYDFTLSPGVNRLRILGSAEVSFIYYKEMI is encoded by the coding sequence ATGAGTTGGGATGGTATTGAATTTAATGGGTTACACAGCTATAGAGATCTTGGATTAACGATAGAATCAAGAAACTTGGGCAAGCCCTCTAAAATCAAGAAAATGGAGAGGATACCTTACTCTAATATTGAGTATGACTTCTCTTCACTCTATGGAGAGCAAGAGTGGACGGAAAGGGAGCTTACTTACACGTTTAATATTGCAGGGAAGAAAGCAAGGCATTATTTTCAGGAACTTGAAACGCAGCTGTTAAATTGGCTGCAAGCTCCTTTTAGAAAGTTGCCGCTTAAAGATGATACCTTGTCTGATTTCTATTTCTTGGCTGAGTCCGTTTCTAGTGCAGAAACGGATTTTCAATTTGTAATGGGTAAGGTAACAGTCACATTCACAGCATACTCGCACAAAATAGCTAGGTTTCCAGAGGGGCATGGTCTTTGGGATGAGATCAACTTTCTGTGGGATTACTTTCAAGATACGATGTTTAAGGTCAATGGGTCACTGGACGTCATTCTTCAAAACCCAGGCAGTCGTAAAGCAAAGCCTGAGATCAAGACGTCTGCATCTATTAAGATCATTAAGGATGGCGTCACCTATGACATACCTGCAGGAACAAAATCATCTTATGATTTCACACTTAGTCCAGGAGTAAACAGGCTACGAATCTTAGGTTCGGCAGAAGTCTCCTTTATCTACTACAAGGAGATGATTTGA
- a CDS encoding super-infection exclusion protein B: MWDKIIDVLKLNNKQLVPIFFTSLFITLFSNSSIAQNVGLAVISENEVVSLVVAIALFLSTALLLTNLCFFISNKIMNKFSLKKLEKEKFNRLSNLTEIEREILLEYIESGSKSRVFDMTDGDIIVLRRYGILNIGSKISSGMMNFPHIIDEYSRKVLIDNPEFLHIEKSEDEDENYTNPYQSFKMPIKWD, translated from the coding sequence GTGTGGGATAAAATAATTGATGTTCTGAAACTTAATAATAAACAACTTGTACCTATCTTTTTTACATCATTGTTTATTACGCTTTTCAGTAATAGTTCTATAGCTCAAAATGTAGGGCTTGCTGTAATTTCAGAAAACGAAGTAGTCAGTTTAGTAGTAGCCATTGCATTGTTTTTATCTACTGCTTTACTACTAACAAATCTTTGCTTCTTCATCTCAAATAAAATTATGAACAAATTCAGTTTAAAAAAACTTGAAAAAGAGAAATTTAATCGATTATCAAATTTAACAGAGATCGAGAGAGAAATACTACTAGAATATATAGAGAGTGGTAGCAAATCAAGGGTTTTTGACATGACTGATGGAGACATAATTGTTTTAAGAAGGTACGGCATTTTAAATATCGGTTCAAAGATCAGCAGTGGTATGATGAATTTCCCTCATATTATTGACGAATATTCTAGAAAAGTTCTTATTGATAATCCCGAATTTTTACACATCGAAAAAAGTGAAGATGAAGACGAAAATTATACTAATCCGTATCAATCTTTCAAGATGCCGATTAAGTGGGATTAA
- a CDS encoding phage holin family protein, with amino-acid sequence MEQISVFFNLESLEVVKLYLFGEVSYLNLLVILMLVDIVTGIMKAIKNKDLRSRSALFGYARKIAVFAIIIVANVIDVILDLNGMVATATVLFYMANEILSITENAVHIGLKVPPMIQEKLRGFDKHGPEEDQPKSEESEER; translated from the coding sequence ATGGAGCAAATATCAGTGTTTTTTAATTTGGAAAGTTTAGAGGTTGTAAAGTTATATCTATTCGGGGAGGTGAGTTACCTTAATCTGTTGGTCATATTAATGCTAGTGGATATCGTGACAGGAATAATGAAAGCCATTAAGAATAAGGACTTACGAAGTCGATCTGCATTGTTTGGTTATGCTCGTAAGATTGCAGTTTTTGCCATTATTATTGTGGCAAATGTAATAGATGTCATTTTGGATTTAAACGGCATGGTTGCCACGGCGACTGTGCTTTTTTATATGGCTAACGAAATTTTATCAATAACAGAGAATGCAGTACACATTGGCTTAAAAGTGCCACCGATGATTCAAGAGAAGTTGCGTGGGTTTGATAAGCATGGACCAGAAGAAGACCAACCAAAATCAGAGGAGAGTGAAGAAAGATGA
- the yidD gene encoding membrane protein insertion efficiency factor YidD, with translation MLNRICIALIRFYQIVISPIKPKKVKCRFHPTCSNYSLMAIKKYGAIQGIKKTWARLKKCNPYNRDSAIDYP, from the coding sequence ATGTTGAATAGAATTTGTATTGCCCTTATACGCTTTTATCAAATAGTTATTTCGCCGATCAAGCCTAAGAAAGTTAAATGTCGCTTTCATCCTACTTGTTCTAATTATTCTTTAATGGCCATTAAAAAATACGGAGCTATTCAGGGAATTAAAAAGACCTGGGCCAGGCTTAAAAAATGCAATCCTTATAATCGTGATAGTGCTATAGATTATCCATGA
- a CDS encoding CD1375 family protein — protein sequence MKFSALAMLYAAHVIRGLRTIDSVPSVIREQVREIVEAESTE from the coding sequence ATGAAATTTTCAGCATTAGCCATGTTATATGCAGCTCATGTGATTAGAGGGCTTAGAACCATTGATTCTGTTCCTTCTGTTATTCGCGAGCAAGTTAGAGAGATTGTAGAAGCAGAGTCTACTGAATAG
- a CDS encoding phage tail spike protein codes for MYKVTIINDGKRTEIHHPEFNELKLQEGTIKQVVNLASTFSFKFLPFNPGYNLIRPFKTLVEVKNMKTGKMEFEGRARVPSEYMDDSGKFGKSLLCEGELAYLNDSAQRHGEFRDITIRAFLQHMIDQHNREIANDNIDKRFVLGNVTVVNNTDNVYRYLGYESTWASINDKLIDRLGGELWIRKENGVRYLDYLEKGGDVKKTEIRLAHNLKSIEKEADPNEIITRLIPLGVTIESEDEQAVDASQARLTIESVNNGLDYIEDDQARAAFGIITKSVNWDDITIPANLIRTGRNYLAENNRVKVKHVIEALDLYNIGKDPDSFECGNSYPVINPIMAINETLRVVEKNIDIINPANNNMIVGDLFKTASQYQNDVNRSARTVVDLQNTIHRQARTIGILRSEVDGVNETVSIIKITLEDNDLPGLDQAVKDLNAALDELNESLGDLPDYQPATSTNTGLMTAADKQKLDGLKNYELATELVSGLFDSVDKEKLNKITATQLVNLDDVLLRLSRLEGGS; via the coding sequence ATGTATAAAGTCACAATCATTAATGATGGCAAGAGAACAGAGATACATCATCCTGAATTTAATGAATTGAAACTACAAGAGGGTACGATCAAACAGGTTGTAAATCTAGCATCTACCTTTTCCTTTAAGTTTCTCCCGTTTAACCCTGGTTATAATTTGATCAGACCATTTAAAACTTTGGTTGAAGTGAAGAACATGAAAACAGGAAAGATGGAGTTTGAAGGAAGGGCAAGGGTGCCCAGTGAGTACATGGACGACTCAGGCAAGTTCGGCAAGTCCTTGTTATGTGAAGGAGAGCTTGCTTATCTCAACGATTCAGCACAGCGTCATGGCGAATTTAGGGACATCACAATCAGAGCCTTTCTACAGCATATGATTGACCAACACAACAGAGAAATAGCCAATGACAATATTGATAAGCGTTTTGTTCTTGGTAACGTCACTGTAGTGAATAATACAGACAATGTGTATCGCTACCTTGGATATGAGTCTACATGGGCGTCTATCAACGACAAGCTCATAGATCGGTTAGGTGGGGAGCTGTGGATTCGGAAAGAAAATGGAGTCAGGTATCTGGACTACCTTGAAAAAGGTGGAGATGTAAAAAAGACTGAAATTAGATTGGCTCACAATCTTAAGTCCATTGAAAAAGAAGCTGATCCGAATGAGATCATTACACGTCTCATTCCTCTTGGAGTCACAATTGAGTCAGAAGATGAACAGGCTGTTGACGCAAGCCAAGCAAGGTTAACGATTGAATCAGTTAATAACGGATTGGATTATATTGAGGACGATCAAGCAAGGGCAGCTTTTGGCATTATAACAAAAAGCGTCAATTGGGATGATATCACAATACCTGCCAACTTGATTAGAACTGGACGCAACTATCTGGCTGAAAACAATAGAGTGAAAGTCAAACATGTTATTGAGGCGTTGGATTTATACAACATCGGCAAAGATCCTGACAGCTTTGAGTGCGGAAACAGTTATCCTGTCATTAATCCAATCATGGCCATAAATGAAACCCTGAGAGTTGTGGAAAAGAATATCGATATTATCAACCCAGCCAATAATAATATGATTGTCGGTGATCTGTTCAAAACAGCTTCTCAATATCAAAATGATGTAAATCGATCAGCCAGAACAGTTGTGGATTTGCAGAACACCATACACAGACAAGCTAGGACAATCGGAATTTTAAGATCGGAAGTTGATGGAGTAAATGAAACAGTATCTATTATCAAGATCACACTAGAAGACAATGATCTGCCTGGTCTTGATCAAGCTGTCAAAGATTTAAACGCTGCTCTTGATGAGTTGAATGAGTCTCTTGGTGACCTACCTGATTACCAACCAGCTACATCAACAAATACAGGGTTAATGACTGCTGCCGATAAACAAAAACTAGATGGATTAAAGAATTATGAGCTCGCAACCGAATTGGTTAGCGGGCTTTTTGATTCGGTTGATAAAGAAAAATTGAACAAGATTACTGCCACACAATTAGTGAATTTAGATGATGTACTTCTCAGATTGTCTAGATTAGAGGGAGGAAGCTAA
- a CDS encoding peptidoglycan recognition protein family protein → MTKIHDIRKSVRGGKSKRALSRVNRIARHHSGTTGGDYFSFGKRWFDQLGWSTGGYHEIILPDGSIQFCYDPDVITNGVGGHNTGTYHICVVGNGQFTAEQEKTWNERAAYWQKRLGIPLANVLGHREFQGASTACPGINMDQVRKALGEGKTYTPPKTEVKPVTVTAPTPSKPRTLRLDTKNMMNGEDVKKVQRAVGVKADGWFGSETDKAVRAYQASLNLDADGIVGALTWEAIDTGRKPEPKKPAPAPKPTKKKYVLPTKVLRRGNKGKDVGLLQTALNAANYNVGRVDDDYGPKTQDAVRRFQKVYLPREVDGIAGPNTYRELDKVVN, encoded by the coding sequence ATGACAAAAATTCATGATATCCGTAAATCAGTACGTGGCGGTAAAAGTAAACGAGCATTAAGCAGAGTAAATCGGATCGCTCGTCACCATTCGGGAACAACAGGTGGAGACTATTTCTCATTTGGAAAGCGTTGGTTTGATCAGTTAGGATGGTCTACTGGTGGGTACCATGAAATCATCTTACCGGATGGATCTATTCAGTTTTGCTACGATCCGGACGTCATTACAAACGGAGTAGGTGGTCATAACACAGGTACGTATCATATTTGCGTAGTAGGTAATGGACAATTCACCGCAGAACAAGAAAAGACTTGGAATGAACGTGCAGCTTATTGGCAGAAACGCTTAGGTATTCCCCTAGCAAATGTATTAGGTCATCGTGAATTCCAAGGAGCTTCTACCGCTTGCCCTGGTATCAACATGGACCAGGTTAGAAAAGCATTAGGAGAAGGTAAAACATACACACCACCTAAGACAGAAGTTAAGCCTGTTACTGTAACAGCACCTACTCCAAGCAAGCCAAGAACGTTGCGATTGGATACCAAAAACATGATGAATGGAGAAGACGTCAAGAAGGTTCAACGTGCTGTTGGTGTTAAGGCAGATGGTTGGTTTGGATCAGAAACAGATAAAGCAGTACGAGCTTATCAAGCATCTTTAAATCTTGATGCTGATGGTATTGTTGGTGCTCTTACGTGGGAGGCAATTGATACTGGACGTAAACCAGAGCCAAAGAAGCCAGCACCTGCTCCAAAACCAACTAAGAAAAAATACGTACTTCCAACTAAAGTTCTCAGACGCGGGAACAAAGGGAAGGACGTCGGCTTGCTACAGACAGCATTAAACGCTGCTAACTACAATGTTGGAAGAGTCGATGATGATTATGGCCCGAAAACACAGGATGCGGTTAGACGTTTCCAGAAAGTATATCTTCCTCGTGAAGTAGATGGTATTGCTGGACCTAATACGTATCGGGAGTTGGACAAGGTTGTAAATTAA
- a CDS encoding DUF2971 domain-containing protein, which produces MIVSLPKNIMLLYLKGVIFILDIYRAQENYLYHFTSSDTCISYILRDQKLRLSSINKTNDPRENKEWYFGFGIAEEEIELFEHMDSLNLNKQINELLKEDAKLICFTKDKNVYDPNAINEVIKGCLRPRMWAQYGDSHKGICLVFDQNKLESKISNTFNSDVRFFGENVQYSTDFHNLRLNIKFNSIKDDLEAGVYNHLSSYYKDLFFEKFIDWQDETEFRWVVFTKNESGFEYVDYQDSLVHIVLGADFNDAYLPLIKSYCEKFKVHCSKINWHNGIPLDMPIYDECTVENSE; this is translated from the coding sequence ATGATAGTATCACTGCCTAAAAATATAATGTTATTATATTTAAAAGGAGTGATTTTTATCTTAGACATTTATAGAGCACAAGAAAACTATTTATATCATTTCACTTCATCTGATACTTGTATAAGCTATATTTTGCGTGATCAAAAGTTAAGGCTGAGCTCAATTAATAAAACAAATGATCCAAGAGAAAATAAGGAGTGGTACTTTGGATTTGGTATTGCCGAGGAGGAGATTGAACTATTTGAACATATGGATAGTCTTAATTTAAATAAGCAAATTAATGAATTATTAAAAGAAGATGCAAAGCTCATATGTTTCACAAAAGACAAAAATGTTTATGATCCTAATGCTATTAATGAGGTGATTAAGGGTTGTTTACGTCCTCGAATGTGGGCTCAGTATGGGGATAGTCATAAGGGTATCTGTCTAGTTTTTGATCAGAACAAGCTAGAATCGAAAATTTCCAACACTTTCAATTCTGATGTACGTTTTTTTGGGGAGAATGTTCAATATTCAACAGACTTCCATAATTTAAGATTGAACATTAAATTCAATTCGATAAAAGATGATTTAGAAGCTGGGGTATACAATCACCTATCTTCATATTATAAAGATTTATTTTTCGAAAAATTTATTGATTGGCAAGATGAAACTGAGTTTAGATGGGTAGTGTTTACAAAAAATGAATCTGGTTTTGAATATGTAGATTATCAAGACTCTCTAGTGCATATAGTGCTTGGTGCCGATTTTAATGATGCTTATTTACCTCTAATCAAGTCTTATTGCGAGAAGTTTAAGGTTCATTGTTCAAAAATTAACTGGCATAACGGAATACCATTAGATATGCCAATTTATGATGAATGTACTGTTGAAAATAGTGAGTAA